The Helicobacter mustelae genome has a segment encoding these proteins:
- a CDS encoding autotransporter outer membrane beta-barrel domain-containing protein, whose protein sequence is MQIRNSSRNKKFFRPLIASTLAFSLACSFMNAADTIYNEVIPANKSITFQFTDTNRSGNAGYEESTAGNPIVVSVFSKIDNLIVNDYYSAIKIGGNAITFDFNGKASTAPKTFTLNLNQGFIGNIRIINTTNYGDASSSESGVTGSRDLSTKGTFIGTFNRALTGDIFIDDQGSNTFYLYQNVNSVRNSKSIVLGQHALGITTFKNAAGISGPLVNIYANAYGYKNPSNSLGNPSQTPPVVVFDGGIDAGHAGWAEGVNSSANGLILNGNIGGVHENGNPNIEVFTANFINGAAMRGDIITRDEFSTNHVTFGGFGVSQSSFSPNTALRNVVWLEGNIISYGIGGTTTTGNFSQKQGGNIVAFQTGTMKGNIEARHLSNASPGYNQVQFLQDGVVYEGNITASGGENVLFFGSQKKATVNGIPTANAIKTAGNNGSPTLSSNGTSGQQSAQTKIVTTGNNATFKGNLLAENGGKNTVTFYKNGKIGGTRDNPVTITANNGENFISFKNGGLITNATVVAQEEGKNSINFSTSDRVSNKILLAADISTNEATSIATFSDSTPNNNALNQGARMDAMLDGIAFAGNFIVSGGYSRAVFSNAYWAPSNIKKMMIKAGVVKDDGNGAYALSAQVSKNSAMDAKIQALYQYVFTENKSSGNIIATNGGIGLVVLGGSRTNPLQFENIPIPEFNVVVSDESNATILLQTPMTLDANITYGGHFAGNSYVYDGSNNTVTLFFANKRSEGTTAPSTTPSNNASQTRAASQISNTSPVNSTSSTTELAASFKDGISLQLQDKSINLDGKDGTYSTSFISTAMAHGLGANSTTPLHVHVIKSGDANNVNNSITLSGVAVGSVSALSSSDATNPAAINSTYTINLQNKSIFLGSFSKDLQNSHTKVNLVLEHNAKFIADSSTQLENLTIQAATFDKNDSATPTLLQNNTVVDVASGGGSNNITREGNTFYLLSIGKDPTNIAQATGGASSASQTGSTGGSTPTGSTTPNNALGANGLSGSNALFRVYVNTNANQGSNGSNNGSGAALNNQHSSNGSGLYGYIYSDRVIVHNVKNSASGNTITRSTGGSTSTATSITPLTEYLQILASGNVSSIKYHGGGTETKGNIGVATVRNDASGKALVDFKTIGTIVGFDALDTKLIAIKTDAYGKVKNNGLSGAGASGGTSGGGIHGNDYTTYFLQSGVSGTSRANQLASATALASNYYLYLANINSLNKRLGELRNNPHANGVWIRLFNGMQTTTFALQTKSIYTTLQGGYDYAFGSEGANDYLGFAISYANAGMDSLMRAQAFNHAQKGIKSSSGNAFEIALYNSYVQDGATRSTNFKNGLYSDSIIKLSFLANKIKLAGNNNTPSVNNFGFTFSQEIGYRFLLGENQEWYITPQGELTLGYLNQSNLKQVLGSHYLSGVQTSIFTLQGRIGSSFGYRFYQFTADKNYYPEIYLGLYGVGNYIGGGDITLISNLGSVNALRTLGSTGRFLFNLGTNFTIKDNHRVYFDFERSFGGRIIVDYQFNIGYRYSFGENKKYASLAGSISQTIKRDEKKQNKEEITE, encoded by the coding sequence ATGCAAATAAGGAATTCCTCAAGAAATAAAAAATTCTTCCGACCGCTCATTGCCAGCACTCTTGCATTTTCCCTTGCCTGCAGTTTTATGAATGCAGCAGATACGATTTATAATGAAGTGATTCCAGCCAATAAAAGCATCACCTTTCAATTTACAGATACCAATAGAAGTGGAAATGCTGGTTATGAAGAGAGCACAGCAGGCAATCCTATAGTTGTATCTGTTTTCTCCAAAATAGATAATCTCATTGTGAATGATTATTATTCTGCGATAAAAATTGGAGGCAATGCAATCACTTTTGATTTTAATGGGAAGGCAAGCACCGCCCCAAAAACCTTTACCCTTAATCTAAATCAAGGATTCATTGGAAATATTCGCATTATCAATACCACAAATTATGGTGATGCCAGCTCTAGTGAAAGCGGGGTTACTGGTTCTAGGGATCTAAGCACAAAAGGAACTTTTATAGGGACATTTAACAGGGCACTAACGGGGGATATTTTTATCGATGACCAAGGAAGCAATACCTTTTATCTTTATCAAAATGTAAATTCTGTAAGGAATAGCAAAAGCATTGTATTAGGACAACATGCCCTAGGCATAACCACCTTTAAGAATGCAGCAGGCATTAGCGGTCCTTTGGTCAATATTTATGCAAATGCCTATGGTTATAAAAACCCTTCTAATAGCCTTGGCAATCCGTCTCAAACTCCCCCTGTGGTGGTGTTTGATGGAGGGATAGACGCTGGGCATGCAGGATGGGCAGAAGGCGTAAATTCAAGCGCAAACGGATTAATCTTAAATGGGAATATCGGTGGCGTCCATGAGAATGGCAATCCTAACATCGAGGTATTTACCGCTAACTTCATTAATGGAGCCGCAATGAGGGGGGATATTATCACAAGGGATGAATTTTCTACAAATCATGTCACATTTGGGGGTTTTGGCGTGAGCCAAAGCTCCTTTAGTCCAAACACTGCTCTAAGGAATGTGGTTTGGCTAGAGGGAAATATCATCTCTTATGGAATTGGAGGAACCACTACTACAGGGAACTTCTCTCAAAAACAAGGGGGAAATATCGTTGCCTTCCAAACAGGAACCATGAAGGGAAATATTGAAGCAAGGCATCTTAGCAATGCAAGCCCTGGATACAATCAAGTACAATTCTTGCAAGATGGAGTGGTGTATGAGGGGAATATCACTGCAAGTGGTGGAGAGAATGTGTTATTTTTTGGTAGTCAGAAAAAAGCAACAGTTAATGGCATCCCCACTGCCAACGCTATAAAAACTGCAGGCAACAATGGCAGCCCCACTCTCTCTAGCAATGGCACTAGTGGTCAGCAATCTGCTCAGACAAAGATTGTCACTACAGGAAATAATGCTACCTTCAAAGGAAATCTCCTAGCAGAAAATGGTGGAAAAAACACTGTGACATTTTATAAAAATGGCAAGATTGGAGGAACTAGAGATAATCCCGTGACAATCACAGCCAACAATGGAGAGAATTTCATTTCTTTTAAAAATGGCGGACTGATTACAAATGCTACGGTTGTTGCACAAGAAGAAGGAAAAAACTCGATAAATTTTTCCACTTCTGATAGGGTGAGCAATAAGATTCTTTTAGCAGCGGATATAAGCACAAACGAGGCAACCAGCATTGCCACATTTTCTGATTCCACACCAAACAATAACGCGCTCAATCAAGGCGCACGGATGGATGCGATGCTTGATGGCATTGCATTTGCAGGAAATTTCATTGTAAGTGGGGGCTATAGTCGGGCAGTTTTTAGTAATGCTTACTGGGCTCCTAGCAACATCAAAAAGATGATGATAAAAGCTGGGGTTGTTAAAGATGATGGGAATGGTGCCTATGCACTCAGCGCGCAAGTAAGTAAGAATAGCGCGATGGATGCAAAAATCCAAGCACTGTATCAGTATGTATTTACAGAGAATAAAAGTAGTGGAAATATCATTGCTACAAATGGGGGAATCGGGTTGGTTGTCTTGGGAGGGAGCAGAACAAATCCTCTGCAATTTGAAAATATTCCCATTCCAGAATTTAATGTTGTTGTCTCTGATGAAAGCAATGCCACCATCCTCCTCCAAACTCCCATGACTCTAGATGCTAACATCACTTATGGAGGGCATTTTGCTGGGAATTCCTATGTTTATGATGGCAGCAATAATACTGTAACTCTATTCTTTGCCAATAAGAGAAGTGAGGGCACTACAGCTCCTAGCACAACTCCCTCTAACAATGCAAGTCAAACCAGGGCAGCTTCACAAATAAGCAATACAAGCCCAGTAAATAGCACAAGTTCTACTACAGAGCTGGCTGCAAGCTTCAAAGATGGCATCTCTTTGCAACTCCAAGATAAAAGCATAAATTTAGATGGCAAGGATGGCACTTATTCTACCTCTTTTATCTCCACTGCTATGGCTCATGGACTAGGAGCTAATAGCACAACTCCTCTCCATGTCCATGTAATAAAAAGTGGTGATGCAAATAATGTCAACAACTCCATCACATTAAGTGGTGTTGCAGTGGGCTCTGTAAGTGCACTTTCCTCTTCTGATGCGACAAATCCTGCAGCAATAAATTCTACCTATACAATTAACCTGCAAAATAAAAGCATCTTCCTAGGAAGCTTTAGCAAGGATTTGCAAAATAGCCACACCAAGGTAAATTTGGTATTAGAACACAATGCAAAATTCATTGCAGATTCCAGCACACAGCTAGAAAATCTCACCATCCAAGCAGCCACCTTTGATAAAAATGATAGTGCAACACCCACTCTTTTGCAAAACAATACCGTAGTAGATGTTGCTAGTGGGGGTGGCAGCAATAATATTACAAGAGAGGGAAATACCTTCTATCTCCTAAGCATTGGAAAGGATCCCACAAATATAGCACAAGCAACTGGAGGTGCAAGCAGTGCAAGTCAAACAGGTAGTACAGGTGGTTCCACACCCACAGGTTCCACAACCCCAAATAATGCACTAGGAGCCAATGGTCTTAGCGGAAGTAATGCGCTCTTTAGGGTCTATGTAAATACCAATGCCAATCAAGGAAGCAATGGTAGCAATAATGGCAGTGGAGCAGCATTGAATAATCAACACTCCTCTAATGGCAGCGGCCTTTATGGATATATTTATTCTGATAGGGTGATTGTTCATAATGTCAAAAACAGTGCTTCTGGAAATACAATCACTAGAAGCACTGGGGGAAGTACAAGCACTGCAACTAGCATCACACCTCTCACAGAATACCTCCAAATCCTAGCAAGTGGCAATGTATCAAGCATTAAATATCATGGTGGTGGTACAGAAACTAAGGGAAATATTGGAGTGGCAACAGTGAGAAATGATGCCTCTGGCAAAGCATTAGTAGATTTTAAAACCATAGGAACAATTGTGGGATTTGATGCGCTTGATACCAAGCTCATTGCTATAAAAACAGATGCCTATGGCAAGGTAAAGAACAATGGACTTAGTGGAGCTGGAGCTAGTGGAGGCACTAGTGGGGGTGGAATTCATGGAAATGACTACACCACTTATTTCTTGCAATCTGGGGTTTCTGGTACTTCTAGGGCAAACCAACTTGCATCAGCCACTGCACTAGCTAGTAATTACTATCTCTACCTAGCCAATATCAATAGCCTAAATAAGCGCCTAGGAGAACTTAGAAATAATCCCCATGCCAATGGTGTGTGGATCCGACTATTTAATGGTATGCAAACCACAACCTTTGCGCTCCAAACCAAATCCATCTACACCACTCTGCAGGGTGGCTATGATTATGCCTTTGGAAGTGAGGGGGCTAATGATTATCTAGGCTTTGCAATCTCTTATGCCAATGCGGGTATGGATTCTCTCATGAGGGCTCAAGCATTCAATCATGCACAAAAAGGAATCAAATCTAGCAGTGGCAATGCCTTTGAAATCGCACTCTATAACTCCTATGTACAAGATGGTGCAACAAGAAGCACGAATTTTAAAAATGGTCTTTATAGTGATAGCATCATAAAGCTTAGCTTTCTTGCTAATAAAATCAAGCTTGCAGGGAATAACAACACTCCCAGTGTGAATAACTTTGGCTTTACCTTTTCTCAAGAGATTGGCTATCGCTTCTTGCTAGGGGAAAATCAAGAGTGGTACATTACTCCACAAGGGGAGCTCACTCTGGGATATTTAAACCAAAGCAATCTCAAACAGGTGCTAGGAAGCCATTATCTTAGTGGTGTGCAAACCTCCATCTTCACATTGCAAGGACGCATAGGAAGCAGCTTTGGCTATAGGTTTTATCAATTCACTGCAGATAAAAACTATTACCCAGAGATTTATTTGGGATTGTATGGAGTGGGGAATTATATTGGTGGGGGAGATATCACCCTCATCTCCAATCTAGGTTCTGTAAATGCTTTAAGGACACTAGGCTCTACGGGAAGATTCCTCTTTAACCTAGGGACAAATTTCACCATCAAAGACAATCACAGAGTGTACTTTGATTTTGAAAGAAGCTTTGGAGGCAGGATTATTGTAGATTATCAATTCAACATTGGCTATCGCTATAGCTTTGGAGAAAACAAGAAATATGCCTCTTTAGCAGGTAGCATTAGCCAGACTATCAAGAGAGATGAGAAGAAACAAAACAAAGAAGAAATAACAGAATGA
- a CDS encoding autotransporter outer membrane beta-barrel domain-containing protein: MFIFMNVSGANGVGVYNTEKLLLFQIRPPVYSLSFSDANFERRHFDLGDKSMIFDFGSQDISSERKFTVTAGYKFVGNIEIDNTGNNPAETNATAQNITTKGVFDGRFTSGMEGNILIQNQGTNTFALAMNMNSAAKPGSIILGQNNSAFTTFRFNPADIFPRSPGVVESQVVIYANLYRYQTNNESSGLGIATVNFSGDGVFQGNIGGVHDNINPNAKAYNVYFSNGAVMKGNIITGTPSSGKDYVQKIVSFGSGNVTRQAVITSVSPYTTNASTVWLEGNIISYGIGGTTTAGNFSQKQGGNIVAFQTGTMKGNIEARHLSNASPGYNQVQFLQDGVVYEGNITASGGENVLFFGRKESKTVGSSSSGGITPAASGNGTADNGKLQTIFTGNGDTFKGNLLAENGGKNTMTFYKNGKIEGSTGIVQITANNASNTIELRNGGSITNARILSQEGGKNSIGFSTSDGGASSASQTGGSTGTGSTTPNSKFDAISSGNNSSTTILLQTPMTLDANITYGGHFAGNSYVYDGSNNTVTLFFANKRSEGTTAPSTTPSNNASQTRAASQASNTSPVNSTSSTTELAASFKDGISLQLQDKSINLDGKDGTYSTSFISTAMSHGLGANSTTPLHVRVIKSGDANNVNNSITLSGIAVGSVSALSSSDATNPAAINSTYTINLQNKSIFLGSFSKDLQNSHTKVNLVLEHNAKFIADSSTQLENLTIQAATFDKNDSATPTLLQNNTVVDVASGGGSNNITREGNTFYLLSIGKDPTNIAQATGGASNTSQTGGSTTPNNALGANGLSGSNALFKVYVNTNANQGSNGSNNGSGAALNNQHSSNGSGLYGYIYSDRVIVHNVKNSASGNTITRSTGGSTSTATSITPLTEYLQILASGNVSSIKYHGGGTETKGNIGVATVRNDASGKALVDFKTIGTIVGFDALDTKLIAIKTDAYGKVKNNGLIGASGAGASGGTSGGGIHGNDYTTYFLQSGVSGTSRANQLASATALASNYYLYLANINSLNKRLGELRNNPHANGVWIRLFNGMQTTTFALQTKSIYTTLQGGYDYAFGSEGANDYLGFAISYANAGMDSLMRAQAFNHAQKGIKSSSGNAFEIALYNSYVQDGATRGTNFKNGLYSDSIIKLSFLANKIKLAGNNNTPSVNNFGFTFSQEIGYRFLLGENQEWYITPQGELTLGYLNQSNLKQVLGSHYLSGVQTSIFTLQGRIGSSFGYRFYQFTADKNYYPEIYLGLYGVGNYIGGGDITLISNLGSVNALRTLGSTGRFLFNLGTNFTIKDNHRVYFDFERSFGGRIIVDYQFNIGYRYSFGENKKYASLAGSISQTIKRDEKKQNKEEITE, translated from the coding sequence ATGTTTATTTTTATGAATGTGAGCGGTGCTAATGGTGTTGGAGTTTATAACACAGAAAAATTGTTACTTTTCCAAATCCGTCCACCTGTGTATAGCCTTAGCTTTAGTGATGCAAATTTTGAACGCAGGCATTTTGATCTTGGAGATAAAAGCATGATCTTTGATTTTGGCTCCCAGGACATTTCTTCTGAGAGGAAGTTTACTGTCACTGCAGGTTATAAATTTGTCGGCAATATCGAAATTGACAATACAGGAAATAACCCCGCAGAAACCAATGCAACAGCACAAAACATCACAACAAAAGGAGTTTTTGACGGAAGATTTACTTCAGGAATGGAGGGAAATATTCTCATCCAAAACCAAGGAACCAATACCTTTGCTCTTGCTATGAATATGAATTCTGCAGCTAAACCTGGGAGCATTATCTTGGGGCAAAATAATAGTGCTTTTACTACATTTCGATTCAATCCAGCAGACATTTTCCCCCGCAGTCCTGGTGTTGTAGAGAGTCAAGTAGTAATCTATGCCAATCTCTATCGTTATCAGACAAATAACGAATCCAGTGGCCTAGGTATCGCTACGGTCAATTTTAGTGGAGATGGGGTATTCCAGGGGAATATCGGTGGCGTGCATGATAACATCAATCCTAATGCCAAGGCCTACAATGTCTATTTCTCCAATGGAGCGGTAATGAAGGGGAATATCATAACAGGAACCCCTAGTTCTGGCAAGGACTATGTACAAAAAATCGTATCCTTTGGCAGCGGCAATGTCACAAGACAAGCGGTTATCACATCTGTCTCTCCCTATACTACTAATGCAAGCACGGTTTGGCTAGAGGGAAATATCATCTCTTATGGGATTGGAGGAACCACTACTGCAGGGAACTTCTCTCAAAAACAAGGGGGAAATATCGTTGCCTTCCAAACAGGAACCATGAAGGGAAATATTGAAGCAAGGCATCTTAGCAATGCAAGCCCTGGATACAATCAAGTACAATTCTTGCAAGATGGAGTGGTGTATGAGGGGAATATCACTGCAAGTGGTGGAGAGAATGTGTTATTTTTTGGTAGAAAGGAATCCAAAACAGTTGGATCTAGCAGCAGTGGTGGCATCACTCCTGCTGCCTCTGGCAATGGCACTGCAGACAATGGCAAATTACAAACCATTTTCACTGGCAATGGAGATACCTTCAAAGGAAATCTCCTAGCAGAAAATGGTGGAAAAAACACTATGACATTTTATAAAAATGGCAAGATTGAAGGCAGCACAGGCATTGTGCAAATCACAGCTAATAATGCTAGCAATACTATTGAACTAAGAAATGGCGGAAGCATCACAAATGCTAGGATCCTCTCACAAGAAGGAGGCAAAAACTCCATTGGTTTTTCCACTTCTGATGGAGGAGCAAGCAGTGCAAGCCAAACAGGTGGTTCCACAGGCACAGGTTCCACAACCCCCAACTCAAAGTTTGATGCAATCTCTTCTGGCAATAATAGTTCTACCACCATCCTCCTCCAAACTCCCATGACCCTAGATGCTAACATCACTTATGGAGGGCATTTTGCTGGGAATTCCTATGTTTATGATGGCAGCAATAATACTGTAACTCTATTCTTTGCCAATAAGAGAAGTGAGGGCACTACAGCTCCTAGCACAACTCCCTCTAACAATGCAAGTCAAACCAGGGCAGCTTCACAAGCAAGCAATACAAGCCCAGTAAATAGCACAAGTTCTACTACAGAGCTGGCTGCAAGCTTCAAAGATGGCATCTCTTTGCAACTCCAAGATAAAAGCATAAATTTAGATGGCAAGGATGGCACTTATTCTACCTCTTTTATCTCCACTGCTATGAGTCATGGACTAGGAGCTAATAGCACAACTCCTCTCCATGTCCGTGTAATAAAAAGTGGTGATGCAAATAATGTCAACAACTCCATCACATTAAGTGGTATTGCAGTGGGCTCTGTGAGTGCACTTTCCTCTTCTGATGCGACAAATCCTGCAGCAATAAATTCTACCTATACAATTAACCTGCAAAATAAAAGCATCTTCCTAGGAAGCTTTAGCAAGGATTTGCAAAATAGCCACACCAAGGTAAATTTGGTATTAGAACACAATGCAAAATTCATTGCAGATTCCAGCACACAGCTAGAAAACCTAACCATCCAAGCAGCCACCTTTGATAAAAATGATAGTGCAACACCCACTCTTTTGCAAAACAATACCGTAGTAGATGTTGCTAGTGGGGGTGGCAGCAATAATATTACAAGAGAGGGAAATACCTTCTATCTCCTAAGCATTGGAAAGGATCCCACAAATATAGCACAAGCAACTGGAGGTGCAAGCAATACAAGTCAAACAGGTGGTTCCACAACCCCAAATAATGCACTAGGAGCCAATGGTCTTAGCGGAAGTAATGCGCTCTTTAAGGTCTATGTAAATACCAATGCCAATCAAGGAAGCAATGGTAGCAATAATGGCAGTGGAGCAGCATTGAATAATCAACACTCCTCTAATGGCAGCGGCCTTTATGGATATATTTATTCTGATAGGGTGATTGTTCATAATGTCAAAAACAGTGCTTCTGGAAATACAATCACTAGAAGCACTGGGGGAAGTACAAGCACTGCAACTAGCATCACACCTCTCACAGAATACCTCCAAATCCTAGCAAGTGGCAATGTATCAAGCATTAAATATCATGGTGGTGGTACAGAAACTAAGGGAAATATTGGAGTGGCAACAGTGAGAAATGATGCCTCTGGCAAAGCATTAGTAGATTTTAAAACCATAGGAACAATTGTGGGATTTGATGCGCTTGATACCAAGCTCATTGCTATAAAAACAGATGCCTATGGCAAGGTAAAGAACAATGGACTTATTGGAGCTAGTGGAGCTGGAGCTAGTGGAGGCACTAGTGGGGGTGGAATTCATGGAAATGACTACACCACTTATTTCTTGCAATCTGGGGTTTCTGGTACTTCTAGGGCAAACCAACTTGCATCAGCCACTGCACTAGCTAGTAATTACTATCTCTACCTAGCCAATATCAATAGCCTAAATAAGCGCCTAGGAGAACTTAGAAATAATCCCCATGCCAATGGTGTGTGGATCCGACTATTTAATGGTATGCAAACCACAACCTTTGCGCTCCAAACCAAATCCATCTACACCACTCTGCAGGGTGGCTATGATTATGCCTTTGGAAGTGAGGGGGCTAATGATTATCTAGGCTTTGCAATCTCTTATGCCAATGCGGGTATGGATTCTCTCATGAGGGCTCAAGCATTCAATCATGCACAAAAAGGAATCAAATCTAGCAGTGGCAATGCCTTTGAAATCGCACTCTATAACTCCTATGTACAAGATGGTGCAACAAGAGGCACGAATTTTAAAAATGGTCTTTATAGTGATAGCATCATAAAGCTTAGCTTTCTTGCTAATAAAATCAAGCTTGCAGGGAATAACAACACTCCCAGTGTGAATAACTTTGGCTTTACCTTTTCTCAAGAGATTGGCTATCGCTTCTTGCTAGGGGAAAATCAAGAGTGGTACATTACTCCACAAGGGGAGCTCACTCTGGGATATTTAAACCAAAGCAATCTCAAACAGGTGCTAGGAAGCCATTATCTTAGTGGTGTGCAAACCTCCATCTTCACATTGCAAGGACGCATAGGAAGCAGCTTTGGCTATAGGTTTTATCAATTCACTGCAGATAAAAACTATTACCCAGAGATTTATTTGGGATTGTATGGAGTGGGGAATTATATTGGTGGGGGAGATATCACCCTCATCTCCAATCTAGGTTCTGTAAATGCTTTAAGGACACTAGGCTCTACGGGAAGATTCCTCTTTAACCTAGGGACAAATTTCACCATCAAAGACAATCACAGAGTGTATTTTGATTTTGAAAGAAGCTTTGGAGGCAGGATTATTGTAGATTATCAATTCAACATTGGCTATCGCTATAGCTTTGGAGAAAACAAGAAATATGCCTCTTTAGCAGGTAGCATTAGCCAGACTATTAAGAGAGATGAGAAGAAACAAAACAAAGAAGAAATAACAGAATGA